The following are from one region of the Nitrospirota bacterium genome:
- a CDS encoding PAS domain S-box protein, with amino-acid sequence MSIKSKFVAAILLISAIPLFLMGLIIYNHYKNSLFITIENHLMELGTIQNSRIKVSIERFTDSVRMIENRPLLKKHLALYNETGDINALNHINETIDDIRKTFPMFHEISIVNTAMKVVSSSNASSVGMVYKENEILPKRDNSCGYVEVFKGEDNYADLRFSCLLTIDNKLEGFVTAIVHGGFLNEITNDYSNMGKTGETAVAKRDKNGNALFIVPLRFDSNAAFRRVVSKDDTKVLMTQALLKKDNLFKEAEDYRGVSVFGVTHYLKDTDWGIVVKIFKSEMMEPLAQLRNILIFSYIFLMGIIIITVMYVSKRITAPLMELTNTAVLISKGDFSQKIQNVSKDETGVLATVFNRMTDMLTVREDELSKHRESLEQLVSLRTDELNASNESLESEVEARKITEASLVETNNKLNSLISYIPDIVLFKDVQKRFILVNKVFEEIIGLKRAEVLGKTVEDFFPANDAEVYTNEDETVMRTRNTIRNVKKLHIGDKNIYLDTINAPIFDNSGTLIGLVVIGRDITEMTNITNALQESEGKYRALVENSNDIISRLDKDNRYLYINPTVSTFLDLKQEDFIGKTNCQVGLQEHSPVLLDEKIQEVFNTRHQQEVEIEIKGLRGKTYFSCQLIPEFDSAGEVITVVAISRDITKRVELEHQLMERNEMLEDIVKRRTAKLIEYNDNLIEEVRQRNEVQAQLVREKNLSDTIVNTLPGIFCLFDKIGKLLLWNKNLEAVTEYSSEEIPDVSIFDFFADEQKEAAYCEFRDIFVNRKGDYEKYLCNKSGKHIPFYLVGSVIDLDNEPYLTLIGIDITDRKKIEDELVSSREMLRLNAIYLQNTIEEDRKKIARELHDDLSQALTVLKIEILDVGKSTGLSDKHIIVDKIKNITGIVDNIIDNMHSLVMSLRPTVLDDFGLVSAIEWQINELRQRTNITFEFNTINIKDKWYFDEIGKEYSTILYRVFQESATNVIRHAKAEKVSVKLYNDVESIIMEVEDDGKGINKSMMFDYKSLGIIGMKERVLLVGGTLDISNGASGKGTKITVVIPLKK; translated from the coding sequence GTGAGCATAAAAAGTAAATTTGTGGCCGCAATATTATTAATCTCAGCGATCCCTCTTTTTTTAATGGGGCTGATTATTTATAACCATTATAAAAATTCATTATTTATTACTATTGAAAATCATCTAATGGAATTAGGGACAATTCAAAATTCCAGAATTAAAGTGTCTATAGAAAGATTTACAGACAGTGTGAGAATGATAGAGAACAGGCCATTATTGAAAAAACATCTTGCATTATATAATGAAACCGGAGATATTAATGCTTTAAATCATATTAATGAAACAATAGATGATATAAGAAAAACTTTTCCTATGTTTCACGAAATAAGTATTGTCAATACAGCCATGAAAGTTGTCTCATCTTCAAATGCTTCAAGTGTTGGTATGGTATATAAAGAGAATGAAATTCTGCCCAAAAGAGATAATAGTTGTGGTTATGTGGAGGTATTTAAAGGAGAGGACAATTATGCCGACCTTCGTTTTTCATGTTTACTGACGATAGATAATAAATTAGAAGGTTTTGTTACTGCTATAGTGCATGGAGGCTTTCTGAATGAAATTACAAATGACTATTCCAACATGGGTAAAACCGGTGAAACAGCTGTAGCAAAACGGGATAAAAACGGAAATGCCTTGTTTATAGTGCCGTTGCGATTTGATAGCAATGCCGCCTTCAGACGTGTAGTATCAAAAGATGATACTAAAGTTCTCATGACGCAGGCATTACTCAAAAAAGACAATTTGTTTAAAGAAGCTGAAGACTACAGAGGAGTAAGTGTGTTTGGAGTCACGCATTATTTAAAGGATACAGATTGGGGAATTGTCGTCAAAATTTTCAAATCAGAAATGATGGAACCTTTGGCACAATTAAGGAATATTCTGATTTTTAGTTATATTTTCTTAATGGGTATTATCATTATCACTGTTATGTATGTTTCCAAACGCATTACCGCTCCGTTAATGGAGCTTACAAATACAGCAGTACTTATAAGCAAAGGTGATTTTTCTCAAAAAATACAAAACGTGTCAAAGGATGAGACAGGTGTCTTAGCCACAGTATTTAACCGGATGACAGATATGCTTACCGTCAGAGAAGATGAGCTATCTAAACACAGAGAATCTCTTGAACAGCTTGTATCTCTGCGTACAGACGAACTTAATGCCTCTAACGAATCGTTAGAATCCGAAGTAGAAGCTCGAAAGATTACAGAAGCAAGTTTAGTTGAAACAAATAATAAGCTAAACAGTCTGATTAGTTATATACCTGATATTGTATTATTTAAAGACGTACAGAAAAGATTTATACTGGTTAACAAGGTTTTTGAAGAAATAATCGGTTTAAAAAGAGCAGAAGTTCTTGGAAAAACAGTGGAGGACTTTTTTCCTGCCAACGATGCAGAAGTATATACCAATGAAGATGAAACAGTTATGAGGACACGCAACACTATCCGCAATGTTAAAAAATTACATATAGGAGATAAAAATATTTATTTAGATACGATTAACGCCCCAATTTTCGATAACTCTGGTACTCTTATAGGGCTTGTAGTAATAGGCCGAGATATAACGGAAATGACAAATATAACAAACGCGCTTCAGGAAAGCGAAGGGAAATACCGTGCCCTCGTAGAAAATAGCAATGATATTATCTCCCGCCTCGATAAAGACAACCGATACCTCTACATAAATCCGACCGTAAGCACATTTTTGGACTTAAAGCAGGAGGATTTTATTGGTAAAACAAACTGCCAGGTAGGCTTACAAGAGCACTCTCCTGTCTTATTGGATGAAAAGATACAAGAAGTCTTCAATACGCGCCACCAGCAGGAGGTCGAGATTGAAATTAAGGGACTCAGAGGTAAAACATATTTCAGTTGTCAGCTCATACCTGAATTTGACAGTGCTGGTGAGGTAATAACCGTCGTGGCTATTTCGCGTGATATAACAAAACGCGTCGAACTTGAACATCAGCTAATGGAAAGAAACGAAATGCTTGAAGATATTGTAAAACGCCGCACCGCAAAACTAATAGAATATAACGATAATCTTATAGAAGAAGTGCGTCAGCGTAATGAGGTACAAGCTCAGTTAGTAAGAGAAAAAAACCTCTCCGATACTATAGTTAACACATTACCGGGGATTTTTTGCCTTTTTGACAAGATCGGCAAGTTATTATTATGGAACAAGAACCTTGAGGCTGTTACTGAATATTCATCTGAAGAGATACCTGATGTGAGCATATTTGACTTCTTTGCCGACGAGCAGAAAGAGGCCGCCTATTGTGAATTCAGAGACATATTTGTAAACAGAAAAGGCGATTACGAAAAATATCTCTGCAACAAAAGCGGGAAACATATCCCGTTTTATTTAGTAGGTTCAGTAATAGATTTAGATAACGAGCCTTACTTAACACTGATAGGCATAGATATAACTGACCGTAAAAAAATTGAAGATGAGTTGGTATCGTCAAGGGAAATGCTGCGCCTTAACGCAATTTATCTGCAAAACACTATTGAGGAGGACAGAAAGAAGATAGCAAGAGAACTACACGACGACCTGAGTCAGGCGTTGACGGTATTAAAAATCGAGATTTTAGATGTTGGAAAATCAACTGGTTTATCTGATAAACACATAATAGTTGATAAGATAAAAAATATCACTGGCATTGTTGACAATATTATTGACAACATGCATAGCCTTGTAATGTCCTTGCGGCCAACCGTACTTGATGACTTTGGTTTGGTGTCTGCCATAGAGTGGCAGATTAACGAACTTCGGCAACGAACAAATATCACCTTTGAGTTTAATACCATAAATATTAAAGACAAATGGTATTTCGATGAGATTGGCAAGGAATATTCTACGATTTTATATCGTGTTTTTCAGGAATCAGCAACTAATGTAATCCGCCATGCAAAAGCTGAAAAGGTTAGTGTAAAATTATATAATGATGTGGAATCGATTATCATGGAGGTGGAGGACGACGGCAAGGGGATTAACAAGT
- a CDS encoding desulfoferrodoxin FeS4 iron-binding domain-containing protein — MAVKKVGEKYKCNVCGNEVVVTNVGGGELVCCGKPMHEMSL, encoded by the coding sequence ATGGCAGTAAAAAAAGTTGGAGAAAAATACAAATGTAATGTTTGCGGCAACGAGGTGGTAGTGACAAATGTCGGAGGCGGTGAGCTGGTGTGCTGTGGGAAGCCCATGCATGAGATGTCGTTATAA
- a CDS encoding class II SORL domain-containing protein: protein MSEKEKSLFCGVNRVKDAENITELEKKHIPFIMCPDEVKSGEPFEVRIKVGEIPHVMLDGHFIQWIDVYFGESFYARVELTPVVTLPEFSLFLVKGGKHRKSTLRVVERCNLHGQWESIKEITVKE from the coding sequence ATGTCGGAGAAAGAAAAAAGTTTGTTTTGTGGAGTAAACAGGGTCAAAGACGCAGAGAACATTACTGAACTTGAAAAGAAACATATTCCGTTTATAATGTGTCCTGATGAGGTAAAATCAGGTGAGCCCTTTGAGGTCAGAATAAAAGTTGGCGAAATCCCGCATGTGATGCTTGATGGGCATTTTATTCAGTGGATAGACGTCTATTTTGGTGAGAGCTTTTATGCAAGGGTGGAATTAACGCCGGTAGTTACCCTTCCAGAGTTTTCACTTTTTTTGGTAAAAGGCGGAAAGCATAGAAAATCTACCTTACGTGTGGTGGAGAGATGCAATTTGCACGGCCAGTGGGAATCTATAAAAGAAATCACCGTTAAGGAATGA
- a CDS encoding cupin domain-containing protein, with product MINFIEKAAMKSFDKPDEIICFSKGKLELITIGERKIGRATFEPGWEWSTSLQPIVKTMRCESPHLQYHMSGTLKVLMDDGTEFECKAGDVSLLPAGHDAWVVGEEPVVVVDFIGMMDYAKETTSV from the coding sequence ATGATTAATTTCATTGAAAAGGCCGCTATGAAGAGTTTTGATAAGCCAGATGAGATTATATGCTTTTCTAAAGGTAAACTTGAACTAATCACTATTGGAGAAAGAAAAATCGGACGCGCCACGTTTGAGCCGGGCTGGGAATGGTCAACATCCTTACAGCCCATTGTGAAAACTATGCGCTGTGAATCACCGCATTTACAATATCACATGTCTGGGACGTTAAAGGTTTTAATGGATGACGGCACGGAGTTTGAGTGTAAGGCAGGCGATGTATCTTTGCTGCCGGCTGGGCATGATGCCTGGGTGGTTGGAGAGGAACCTGTTGTGGTTGTGGACTTTATAGGTATGATGGATTACGCTAAAGAAACAACGTCGGTATAA